The nucleotide sequence GAGAGAATGActtagccaccaaataataaatactaGAATCTCTAGACATTTaccataaatagaattctatttataacaaattGTATTTATAACACTTTCACAATTTTGGCCCATAAATTATTATCCTTCTAATACCCTCCTTAAACCCCAAAATCACTAACATCCACCCCTCTTCTTCCGCCGCGGCCGCCGCCGTAATCTCATTCATACGACGACGTTTAGGGTATAATCATGAACGCTCCATCACCCCACCACGATGAAGATGAACACGAAGAAGAGGTCTTCATAGATGAAAGTGATATCATTCAAGAAATAAACGTTGATGAAGAAGGTATAAAacaaaagtccaatcttttcccCCAaactcttatttttttattttattatagttAGATTTATGGACAACTACAAAACAAATAATGGTTGCAGAGTTAATTGATgctgatgaagatgatgaaggagaagaagaaggaggaggattGTTAGGTGAGTTATGTTTGGCTCAATGgaagtcttttgttttaagttttcagCTTTCTATTTGACTTAATCACTTCTAGATGCCTTCTGAGTATATACAGCTAAAATTTCATATATCTTGGTTACTCATGTTTCTGCTGTAATTACTTTTACTTGCTCCCTAcatcccaatttatgtgaatGTATTTGACTGCACTACAGgtttaagaaataaagaaagactattgtaacttgtggtctaaaacaagccatatatttttgtgattataaATCACCTTATAAAGGGTAAAATgtaaattttaaagttaaattatttctataTATAGAATGGTGATACACTAAAAAGTAAAGCGTATCACATAAATTGTGACAGGGAGAGGATATCTTGCTGCAAGCTGCAAACTTTGCGAAATTGAATTATTGCTGTAATTCTGGGTTTGGACTTTGTATTACTTATTTTTCTTGTTGGGTGCATTTTcttggagggggggggggagtggGGTGTTCAGTTcagaacctttttttttttgattaattAGCATACTGATATGGATGTTTGGAATAATGGTTTCAGATGAAGCTGATGATTCGGTTCATACATTCACAGGCCATACTGGTATTGTACTTCTTTAGTATTCTTGTAATTTGATATTTGAATAATGAACAACGCTCATTTGATATTCTTATTTAGTTTAGTCCTGCAGTAGTTGGAAAACTGGAGGTTGCCTGATGTTATGTTGAGTCTCTTTGTGTTTCGGTTAAAAAAACATGTGTGAGGTATAGCTAGGTTGTTTAGCTGACTAAATTGGGAAACATTGCCTTTTCAGTCGCATAGAATTCTACACTTAGAAGTGATATTGCCTTTGATTGATGGTGCTTCAAATAAGTGGACAGATTTTACTGGGAAGTGCATtgtcgaatcttcaatcaaataAGCAAAGCTAATTTGAAAGAGGCAAGCTTGAACAAATAATGAGTACTAAAAGAAGGATTGGACGATGAAAGAGACAACCAGTGGTCATGGTGGAGTATACATACAATTTCTtaagatatgaaaaagaaaaccaGTGGTTTTAAAGACACTGATGGATCATGGTGTAGTAGTAGTCTTAGAAAGTAGAACCAGATGCCAATGCTTATTACCAAACAAGTTTTATGCGTGGAATATGAAAGTTGCAAAAGGGCTATGTTTTTCTTGGATTGAGATTTTTCTCAGAGGACAAGATTCAACTTTGCCCAAATTGAGATAAAAAATAGGATTTTGTTTATAGCCAACTGAATCTTTTTGATTTCAGTTGGAGTATTCTACAACATGCTTTTGGAAGAGGAGATCctgcaatgaaaaagaaaaaattacttgATCTAAAGatgaaaaagaacaaaatatGATATATTCTAGCTAACTGTTCTAGGCTTCTAGCTGTTCATTCTGTGACTGGATTTTAATCTGGAAATATGAACAAGATTTTTGCATCAGATGGTGGTCCTCTTTTTGGTATTTGTATCCGGGAATTTCCCACACATCAATGTAATTTTTTTGGCTTGTCCTGAATTTGCATCTGCTGCTAGTGAACCTGCTTCACTTAAGATGGTTTAACCTCACCGGCACAATGATTTTAGATATGGATGTTAAATGTGTTTCATGGATTTTGTAGTAGTTAATAGTTTGATGCAGCCATGAGTTAATTGTTGTTAATGCCTCCTAATTGAGTATAGTGTATAATTAGTTTGTACTTTATGGTGCTTACTGTTTTCTTGATAATTTGATTTTTCAATACTTTTTCCTCTTTGTAGGTGAACTATATACCGTTACCTGCAGCCCAACAGATGCTAGTTTGGTGGCAACAGGTGGTGGAGATGATAGAGGATTTATGTGGAAGATCGGCAATGGTGATTTTGCTTTTGAGTTGCAAGGTAATTGAGTCTTGACTAAAACAAAAAGAATCCTTTTCTTGTGTTTATCATTTGAATGGTTCATGGTTTAATGTAAGTTGTTTGATTATGGTGCAGGTCACACAGATTCTGTATCGAGTTTGGCTTTTAGTACTGATGGTCAGTTTCTTGCTTCCGGGAGCCTTGACGGGAATATAAGAGTGTGGAACATAACTTCAGGTGGTCTGAATGGCACACTTGAAGGTCCTGGAGGCGGAATAGAGGTGAAACATTTTCTTGTGTGTAACAAATCCTATTTTTGTGTAACAATTTGAGATCAATTATGAAATATGAGGTTGCTCAGTGGATCAGGTGGCATCCGAGAGGACATGTGGTGTTGGCAGGTTCAGAGGATTCTTCCATTTGGATGTGGAATGCTGATAACTGTGCTTTCATGAACACGTTTTTAGGTCATAGTGGTAGTGTAACCTGTGGTGGTTTCACTCCTGATGGTACTTTCTCTGTTTCTCTGGTAATATTTCCAGTGTTTACCCCCTTTTGAGTAGAACTTATGTTTCTTATATATATTTGCTCAGGTAAATTGATTTGTACTGGGTCCGATGATGCGACCCTGAGGATATGGGATCCAAAGAGTGCCCAAAGTATCCATGTGGTAAGAGGTGAGATTTTTGCTTTCTGGCTGTGGCTGCTAAATTAGGTGAAGAGTAAAGCTGTTATTCTGCCTCCAACACTCCCTCCTCAAACCTACACACCACAAAAAGGGGTAGGAAGCCTACATATAAAAGGCTTTCTGTCACTTGCACAAAATGTGTTAACATATTTCGGGGGATGTGGCTGAGTGCTGGATAAAAATTGTGGATTGAAGCATATGTTAATAATATATTGCTGAGTTAGCatttctcttctttcattttcaagGACCTTAATCCATGCTTATTGATATCTTGcttgtttctttctttcaatGTGCTATATTGAGCTGGCTCTCTGTACTTCCATTCCAATAAATGATGTTAGCACTCTTATCAGTGGCGAGATTTGCTGTCACAACGTTGGTCTTTTATTAGAGAAACTTTTCTAGATTTAGACCCCACTTTTGGGATTAAActggggttgttgttgttgttgttgtttgtactTTTCTAGattaatactccctctgtttcaatttaaatAACACACTTTCCTCATTAGTCCGTTGCGaaaagaatgacatatttctatttttggaaacaatttaactttaaacttttcattttacccactttacccttaatgagaagcttttatggCGAAACAAATGTCATGGGCCCCACAAAGTTTTTGCCCCTTAAGCTTTTAGGACCACATATTTCAAGAGTCTTCTTTTTTCCTCTTAAACTTTGTGCCAAGTCAAACtacattatttaaattaaaatggagggagtatatGATTTGTCAGATCTGGTcttactattattatttttaatttctgaaaaatgtttatttattgttgcaaGGTCATCCGTATCACACGGAAGGACTGACATGCTTGACGATCAGCTCGGATTCAACTCTTGCTCTCTCAGGCTCAAAGGATGGTTCGGCTCACATTGTCAATATAACTACTGGAAGGGTCAGAATCTTTGATGAATGATAATTTTCGCTTTACATTTTTCACAATGGCTTTTTATGTAATTTGATGCTTCCATACTTTGGACGTGTTTGTCTGATCACTGATTATTATTTTCTATGTCAGGTTGTCACTTCTCTGAGTGCTCATACAGATTCGATAGAATGTGCCAGCTTTTCGGCAAGGTTTTGTCTACATCTGATATCTCTATCTATCTTTGTATTTTAACCCTTAGAATGCCCTTTAACTGCAAGGGGACAGAGGAGACGGAttggaaaataattaaaatatcatGCAACAATCACCACAAATATGTGAACGTGCCTTGACCACTGAACACTTGACtgctatgttgcgcggactctccaaaatgtaaCCGCACCCTtgtcggatccttcaaaaatgcactacttttggaggatccgacacgtatCCTGCCACATTTTCAGAGAGTCTGAGCAACATAGCTTGACTGTCTTATTGTAAAATTAGCCCAAGAGGAACCAAATGTTGTCAGATCTCCTGAGGATGATTTTACTAAAGAGACAGTAGTTATGTGGACATAGTCCAGGATAACATATTAGATTTATTGGTTAAGAACGTATTTAAAAAACGGAAAAGGGTAAAAAATACCGATCTCCTATTGGATATTGTTTAAAGTtaccctccgttatactattTGGTCATTTTAATCCCTAAAGTCTTACTATTGATCATATTTGCCCTCCATTTGACGGAGGGGACATGTGGAGGCCTTCTAAACCTTACCACCAACCCTGAATTAAATTAAACCTGACCCATTACCCATAACCCAGTAAAATCTGGTGTTCTTCATGGTTTGCTTGTAAAATCTGAAATCTCACTAATTCTTATTCTTCATTGAGAAATTTGGTTGTTATGAaaaacaacatacccagtaaaatcccactagtggggtctggggagaatggagtgtacgtagaccttacacCTACCTCGAaaagagtagagaggctgtttccgggagaCTCTCGGCTCAACAGGAGAGACAATAATATCAGAAAAGAAACAAGAGAAAAGGCATAACAACAAAAGATGCCAGAAAGAAAATAACAACGAATAAGTGAAAggacaatacacaaaactatgcAAAACAACAATGTGAACACAACATAGACCGCTAACAAACCTAAACAAAACTCTATCAGACTACCCGGTACAAAGAGGGAGGAACTCTCGACTACCCACTAGCCTACCACCCTAATGCTTGAACTCCACATGTTCCTATATAGAGCCATGTCCTCGGTAATCTGAAgccgcgccatgtcctgcctgatcacctcgccTCAATACATCTTAGGCCGCCCTCTGCCTTTTCTTGTACCTGCCAAAGTCAACcgtcacacctcctaaccggtgCATCTTggcttctcctccgcacgtgtccgaaccatctaagccgcGCTTCTCGCATCTTGTTGTCCACGGGAGCCACATCCAtcctctcccgaatatcttcattccgtatcttatccagcctagtgtgcccacacattcatctcaacatcctcatttttgctactttcatcttctggatatgcgaattcttgactggccaacactcagctccatacaacatggctggtctaaccaccgctttatagaacttacctttgagttttggtggcaccttcttgtcacacaagactccagacgctaacctccatttcatccaccctaccccaatacggtgcgTAACATCCCGTCGATCTCCCTATCTCCCTGGATAATTGACCCTAAGTacttaaaactttctctcttgaggATGACCTGTGAGTCAAGCCTGACTTCCACATCCGCTTCCCCCGTCACGTCGCTGAACTTACATTCCACATATTCCGTCTTAGTCCTACTTAACTTGAAAATTTTAGACTCCAGGGCCTGCCTCCATATCTCCAATCTCCCATTAACGTcgcgcgtctcatcaatcagaactatatcatcagcgaacaACATACACTATGGCACCTCTTCTTGGATATGGTGTGTTAGTGCGTCCATCGCTAGAGCAAATAAGAACGGGTTGAGCGCAGATCCTTGTTGTAACCCCATAACCACCGGTAAAGGCTCTGAGTCACCTCCCACAGTCCTAACCCGAGTCATAACTCCATCATACGTATCCTTTATCGCCCTAATGTAAGCCACCGACACACCTTTCACCTCCAGACGtccctagggaccttgtcatatgtcttctctaggtcaataaataccatatgcaaatccctcttcctatccctgtataGTTCTACCAACCTCCTGATAAGGTGAATATCTTCCGTagtagaacgacccggcatgaacccgaactggttttcTAATATAGACACCGCCCTCGTTATCCTtccttccaccaccctctcccaaattttcatggtatgacttagtaacttgatacccctatagttgttacaattttGGATATCCCCTTTGTTCTTGTATAccggaaccattgtactccagCGCCACTCATCAGGCATCCTCTTTTTCCTGAAGATAACATTAAATAACCCagtcagccactccaagcctACTCTACCCGCATATCTCCAAAACTCTACTGGAATCTCGTCTGGTCCGGTCGCTTTGTACCAACTCATCTTACCCATCGcacccacgacctcctcaaccttaatGCTCCTACAATACCTAAAGTCTCGGTGACTCTCGGAGTGCTCCAATTGCCCTAACACGATGTTTCCATCCccctcttcattcagaagtttatgaaagtacgaCTGTCATCTTTGCCTAATCTGGGCCTCTTCCATCAATACTTGACcgtcctcgtctttgatgcacctcacttgatccAGGTCGCGAGCCTTCTTCTCTCTCGCATTGGCTAACCGAAATAACTTGTTGTCCCCACCTTTACCCCCAAGTTCCTCATAAAGCCGACCAAAAGCAGCAGTCTTAGCTTTTGTGACGGCTAatttcgcctccttcctagcctcCTTATATCTTTCTCTGTTCGCTCTCCTCTGATCCTCGTCGGTGCTCTCTACTAACTTAATGTAAGCCGCTTTCTTGGCTTCCACTTTACCTCGGACCACGTCATTCCACCATCAATCGCCTCGGTGCCCGCCAGAGTAACCTTTCGAAACTCCCGACACCTCTCTTGCTATtattcaaaaaatagaaaaattgggTCTGGTTCATATTGTTCTTCACAGTTTGCTTCTAAAATCTGAAATCTCATTTATTCTTGTTCTTCATTGAGAAATCTGGCGATTAACTAGAAAATTACCCAAAACTAGAAAAATTGTGtttgcttcatatttgttcttcatgGTTTGCTtctacatcaacaacaacaatatagtgaattcccataagtggggtctggggagggtagggtAG is from Nicotiana tabacum cultivar K326 chromosome 18, ASM71507v2, whole genome shotgun sequence and encodes:
- the LOC107809133 gene encoding uncharacterized protein LOC107809133 isoform X1 — protein: MNAPSPHHDEDEHEEEVFIDESDIIQEINVDEEELIDADEDDEGEEEGGGLLDEADDSVHTFTGHTGELYTVTCSPTDASLVATGGGDDRGFMWKIGNGDFAFELQGHTDSVSSLAFSTDGQFLASGSLDGNIRVWNITSGGLNGTLEGPGGGIEWIRWHPRGHVVLAGSEDSSIWMWNADNCAFMNTFLGHSGSVTCGGFTPDGKLICTGSDDATLRIWDPKSAQSIHVVRGHPYHTEGLTCLTISSDSTLALSGSKDGSAHIVNITTGRVVTSLSAHTDSIECASFSASAPWAATGGMDNKLIIWDLQQSLPRSTCEHEGGVTCLLWLGQHRYVATGCVDGKVRIWDSRSGECVRTFSGHADAIQSLAASSNGEYLVSVSIDGTARVFEIAEFN
- the LOC107809133 gene encoding uncharacterized protein LOC107809133 isoform X2, with the protein product MNAPSPHHDEDEHEEEVFIDESDIIQEINVDEEELIDADEDDEGEEEGGGLLDEADDSVHTFTGHTGELYTVTCSPTDASLVATGGGDDRGFMWKIGNGDFAFELQGHTDSVSSLAFSTDGQFLASGSLDGNIRVWNITSGGLNGTLEGPGGGIEWIRWHPRGHVVLAGSEDSSIWMWNADNCAFMNTFLGHSGSVTCGGFTPDGKLICTGSDDATLRIWDPKSAQSIHVVRGHPYHTEGLTCLTISSDSTLALSGSKDGSAHIVNITTGRVVTSLSAHTDSIECASFSASAPWAATGGMDNKLIIWDLQQSLPRSTCEHEICGNRLC